gcgcctcttccgccgagtagatgccgcagaattttttgacctgtcggtcgactcggtcaaagtgacagcggatcattttaactgtgcgcttgcgggagcggttcggctttatttggtggtagacctcgacaaccttttcccagaaacacttccgggtttgttgattcccgacgatgggatcgtacgagaccgtgatccaggcgttgtacaccgccatcgtttcgaggttgttgtacggatgtcggccaagatcctcttcctcttcttcctcctcgtcctcgcccgtctggggttgtacactgcctcggccacctccaccgcctcggccacctccaccgcctcggcctactcccggcgtgggatcaactggaaaatcctcccggatctgggataatccctgcgaaaaccgtgggacgttgggacgaacatatgcatcaaggtcaaaattgggtggttggtacccccccggcgtcgccgaaccctgggtccccggcgttgacgaacctccaccgcccaatgtgttgatcatgttctcccaatcgccgaatgagttgagatcccacccgccggagccggagccgccatagttgccctcgccgtcgccggacatcttgagttgggttatgaaaatttcagcgaaaatttgagagaaaatttagatgatatgaagaatagatgtgtagttgtgtgtaaatgaggatgggtttaggagtatttatagagtaaaaaatttaataaaaaacaaaaaaaatataaaaaaaaaaacaaaaaaacggtaataataccgttacaattttttttttttatttaaattcgatttttttaaaaaaaaaaatatttattgcgtcagcacgtgacgacgcccactcgcgggccggcgagtgggcgtcacgcacgacgccgggctgcgccacgtcgccgaggcgcgtggcgagccagcTCGTCTCCTGGCTCGGCGAGACGAGTCGCGCGacgagacgcgcgacgagacgggacgagatggaggctgcaacgcgtctcgccggggtctcgtctcgctgagacgagacgcgagacgccggcgagtcccgttgtggatggtctaacaCCATAAATTCAACTACTCTTATAAATGGCTTCGCCAAATACAACGTAATCCTATAAATATACCTCTCCCAAATAAGATTTCGCTACATGTACTAAATTTATTTAACATGAAGACGCTTTTCTTCGTCCTCATCCTCGTCCTGATTCCGGCCAATGCCGCGGCCGCGTCGTCCAAGAGCCAGTTCCTGGCCGTGCATAACGCGGCCAGGGTGGCCCTGCGGCTGCCGCCGCTGGCGTGGGACCGGCGGATAGCGCGTTACGCGGCGACGTACGCGTGGCGGAGGCGCGGGGACTGCGAGCTGCGGCACTCGGGGGGGCCCTACGGGGAGAACATCTTCTGGGGGAGCGGGGGCGCGTggacggcggcggaggcggcggcggactGGGTGGAGGAGCGGCGGCAGTACAGCTACAAATCGAATTCGTGCGCGGACGGGCAGCAGTGCGGGCATTACACGCAGATTGTGTGGCGGGAGACGACGAGGATGGGTTGCGCCAAAGTAGTGTGCGACGGTGGAAAGGGTGTTTTCGTCATTTGCAACTACGATCCGCCGGGGAATTACGTTGGAGAGAGGCCTTATTGATTGATTAACTTCATTTCGCTACACTATATGGTatatatgatttttaattaatactactcctaatgcatatatatatatatatatatatagtagtgttaaactccttttctccccttagatttatatatatacagggACGTATTCAAGTTCAACATGTAAATATTGTCCAAACATTGAACCGAATCTCAATCCCACAATTTTGTCGGTCAGAttaatgccacgtgtcatttaatactGTAGATTTTCATCATAATAAtgtacaccgactaataatgtagcattatagtctaataatgtagattttcattCCACTAATGTACACCGAcaaataatgtagatttttttatcaaataatGTAGCTCGACTATTTTGATCACAACCATcaaattcaaggatccaagggctgtgatcTGTTTGAAGCTTAACACCAAAGAGTTGTGAGGAGGACCCTAatacccctatatatatatatattttttttttttcttttttgggttGTTTGTAACTacgtatatactccctctgtccacgaaTAAGAGTCtggtttttctattttagttcgtccgcgaataggaatcTCGGtccacttttaccataaatggtaatagggtcccacattccactaactcattctattcacatttcatttaaaactaatatatataagtgagactcatattccactaatttttttccacccacattttttaacatttcttaaaacttgtgtcattaGG
This sequence is a window from Salvia splendens isolate huo1 chromosome 5, SspV2, whole genome shotgun sequence. Protein-coding genes within it:
- the LOC121804880 gene encoding pathogenesis-related protein PR-1-like — translated: MKTLFFVLILVLIPANAAAASSKSQFLAVHNAARVALRLPPLAWDRRIARYAATYAWRRRGDCELRHSGGPYGENIFWGSGGAWTAAEAAADWVEERRQYSYKSNSCADGQQCGHYTQIVWRETTRMGCAKVVCDGGKGVFVICNYDPPGNYVGERPY